The Caloenas nicobarica isolate bCalNic1 chromosome Z, bCalNic1.hap1, whole genome shotgun sequence region CTCAGCTGGACTGTGTTGAGGCACAGTGTCACAAATTATCCTAGTGCCTATActgaaaagcactgaaaaatgaaaaaaccacAGGCACAAGATTTGAAGATTCCAGCTTAAGCGTTAGCTACTACCTCTATAAAAgtcacttttaaaaaagaactttGCAGTGGCAATTAATTATGGAatgatttggttttaaaaaaatcttactctATACGAAAGATAGCATTATGAGAACGCAGTTTTAACTGACAACTGTAAACCCGATATTAAAATGTCAAGTGTACTATGCAATCTATAAATACTTCAAGATGTTTAAAAGTTAGATATCCCCAAATGCCCATTTTAGGGCTGTAAAAGGTACAGTGAGACTCCTCATCTGTTAgttcaaactacattttttcatctcatcattaattaaaaaaacccatatgcctatcaaaatagaaaaaagtgcAAAGCTTTAGAGACAATTTTATACCTTGATATCCCAATCTTGCATTAAAATCTCCTGTCTCAGGCATATTCAGAGATTACATGATCCATAGAAATATCCTTGAAGTGGAACACTGCCCATAAAGGCAAGTCACACATCAGTATGCATTTTCTCCACTTTCCATACACATTTTGCATTCTGTGGTTTCCCCTTTATCTAATGCTATGTTATGTGTCTATGGATAATGGTTGCCTGGGGTTTCCAGTTGTTAAGGCTGAAGGTCTCCTTGATTATCAACATTTATAATACTCGCTGGATTAATTCCATTTTCTATTTGTTTCGGATGCGATGCTGCTGTGACAAACACATTGGAAGATTCCATTGTCGAATGGTGACTGACGTCTGCTTTCACTAGAACTTCATAATACAGGAGATAAAAAACTGGAGTTACTATGCCGATAATCAACATAATCACAACAGCTGTCCACCATCCTATACCCCAATCTGCTCCATAGTAAGGATCCTTGCATTTTTTAGTTTTACCATCAGTTTCAAAGCAGATCTGTTGGGCTGCTAAAGCAGAAACAACTTCATTAAGATTCTCTCTCTTTGTATCATTACACTTCACTATTTCTTCTATGTCTCGATCCAGTTCTTTTAAGAAGTTGCCAGCAGTCTCATTAGCAGAGAATTTATCAGAAGGTGACGCTTCCTGCACATCAGGGGAACAGTGAGCAGGCCGAAGGACTGGTCTTCCTTTTGGAGTGACATGTGTTTCAGTCAACACACTGAACTTTTTCACTGGAATTTTGATAGACCTCAGGGCAAAAAAATCTTGATCATTGATAAGATTGTTAACTCTCTTGATATCTGCAAcctaaaaataacaataataaaaaaaacagtttaaatatCACAGCTTCATTGAACTGAAACTCTTTGAGATGACTACATCCTAGAGAAATACCATTCTTCCCTAATGAAACAAAGGCAGAGCCTTTGTTTCggctggttttttttgaaaCCGATATCTATTCAAACAGTATGAAGTGAGGTCAAAGACCAAGTCTGAACAATGTTAAAGCAAGAAGGTAATTATGAGTTAGCAAACCTCCTCACTTCAGATAAGATTGAAAGTCACTTCACACATACACACTTCAGGCACATTCATCTACCAGTGGCAACTATCTCTGAAATGAATGGGACTTTACCTCGGTGTTTTCAAACAAAGTACATTACTGTGATTTCCTAATTAAATTGAAGACTTCTGAGTaaggaatattaaaaattaGGAGCT contains the following coding sequences:
- the LYSMD3 gene encoding lysM and putative peptidoglycan-binding domain-containing protein 3; translated protein: MAGRGAGRGLQPPALPPVSGHLFPFVSAAEGEGPEEEGEVSELRPRGREKVRRSASRDRLDDIVLLSRDIQEGDTLNAIALQFCCSVADIKRVNNLINDQDFFALRSIKIPVKKFSVLTETHVTPKGRPVLRPAHCSPDVQEASPSDKFSANETAGNFLKELDRDIEEIVKCNDTKRENLNEVVSALAAQQICFETDGKTKKCKDPYYGADWGIGWWTAVVIMLIIGIVTPVFYLLYYEVLVKADVSHHSTMESSNVFVTAASHPKQIENGINPASIINVDNQGDLQP